A region of Parabacteroides pacaensis DNA encodes the following proteins:
- a CDS encoding AAA family ATPase, with translation MKPILIARQKECEQLADSLQSSRSEFVIICGRRRIGKTFLVDQFFNNEYDFTFVGAHKAKTVTQLRNFAKAIRQHSGKRPTPFLDWYDAFDALEEYLETLPKERKKTIFIDEMPWIDTSRSTFVEALENFWNGWANRRYDIVLIASGSATSWMADNLLENQGGLHNRITRRIYLEPFTLGEAEEYFKSQGFYWTRYDMLQCYMLTGGVPYYLSLLDPKLSVAQNIDVLCFSENGPLRKEFNELYPALFNHAENYIHIVTLLYQHKSGLTRKEIAQNTKINGKSLNTILENLEQCDFIDKMETFGRESNMVYRLVDFYTLFYFKFIAEKHKLDEQWWSHHLDDVGIRSWQGLCFELVCMKHHRQIKKALGISGMATSISTWSCPPDKENGTPGAQIDMIIERADRMIHLCEMKFSQKAYNITADYEKKLRDRMWLFDTRTKNKKSLVHTFVTTFGLGEGKHHSIVHSEVTMDDLFNS, from the coding sequence ATGAAACCTATCTTAATAGCCCGGCAAAAGGAGTGTGAGCAGTTAGCGGACAGCCTACAATCAAGCCGTTCGGAGTTTGTCATCATATGCGGACGCCGAAGGATTGGGAAGACATTCCTTGTAGACCAGTTTTTCAATAATGAATATGACTTCACTTTTGTAGGAGCGCATAAGGCGAAGACCGTCACCCAACTTCGTAATTTCGCGAAAGCCATCAGGCAACATTCGGGAAAGAGACCGACCCCGTTCTTGGATTGGTATGATGCCTTCGATGCTTTGGAGGAATATCTCGAAACTTTGCCCAAAGAGCGTAAAAAGACTATTTTCATAGACGAAATGCCGTGGATTGACACCAGCAGATCCACTTTTGTGGAAGCGTTAGAAAATTTTTGGAACGGTTGGGCGAACCGCCGTTATGACATTGTCCTGATTGCTTCGGGTTCCGCCACCTCATGGATGGCAGACAACCTTCTTGAGAATCAGGGCGGCCTGCATAACCGTATCACACGCCGGATTTACCTTGAGCCATTCACTCTCGGCGAAGCGGAGGAGTATTTCAAAAGTCAGGGTTTCTATTGGACACGCTATGATATGTTGCAATGCTACATGCTGACCGGAGGCGTACCCTACTACTTAAGCCTACTTGATCCGAAACTCAGTGTCGCACAGAATATAGACGTGCTGTGTTTTTCCGAAAACGGTCCGTTACGCAAGGAGTTCAACGAACTCTATCCGGCATTATTCAACCATGCGGAAAACTATATCCATATTGTAACGCTCCTGTATCAGCATAAATCGGGACTGACACGCAAGGAAATCGCACAGAACACCAAAATTAACGGAAAAAGCCTGAATACGATTCTGGAAAATCTTGAACAATGTGATTTCATAGACAAGATGGAGACATTCGGGCGCGAGTCCAACATGGTCTACAGGCTGGTCGATTTCTACACCCTGTTTTATTTCAAGTTCATAGCAGAAAAGCACAAACTTGACGAACAATGGTGGAGCCATCATCTTGACGATGTGGGAATACGCTCATGGCAAGGTTTGTGCTTTGAGTTGGTCTGCATGAAGCATCACCGTCAGATTAAAAAAGCATTAGGTATATCGGGCATGGCGACATCCATTTCCACATGGTCTTGTCCTCCTGACAAAGAGAACGGAACACCCGGTGCGCAGATAGACATGATTATCGAACGTGCAGACCGCATGATTCATCTCTGCGAAATGAAATTTTCGCAAAAGGCGTACAATATTACCGCCGATTATGAAAAGAAACTTCGCGACCGCATGTGGCTTTTTGACACGAGGACAAAAAACAAAAAGTCGCTCGTACACACTTTTGTAACCACTTTCGGACTGGGTGAAGGCAAACACCACAGCATTGTCCACAGCGAGGTAACGATGGATGACCTGTTTAATTCCTGA
- a CDS encoding site-specific integrase: MAATNKKSNKLKEPVRVRTKKLADGSESYYLDIYVNGKRSYEFLKMYHLPEVNARVREQNRATREAVETIKSQRIIEITNSRAGIKSKSAWQKLTLADWLEKFYSNQERKGIKRIDKLRSIIKVINQYGKNTRMGDIDKKWALGFIDWIQHTYTGRQGKPLEQGTVVAYISQLSIALNAAVRAEWLGENPFMLLSASERVKKPESKRQFLAIEEVKLLIATECRNMTVKQAYLFSCYCGLRLSDMETLRWKDIICNDGRYMIATVQQKTSTPIYTPLSQNAVKWLPERKADENDETLVFAELPSRPTTNKILKQWVEKAGIDKKITYHTSRHTFGTMMMTVGADLYTTCKLMGHADVRTTQIYAKFIDSKKIEAVNMVDRMFEKMESGQE; encoded by the coding sequence ATGGCAGCGACAAACAAGAAATCCAACAAACTGAAAGAACCGGTAAGAGTCCGCACAAAGAAACTTGCCGACGGCTCTGAATCGTATTACCTTGACATTTATGTCAACGGCAAACGGAGTTATGAGTTTCTGAAGATGTACCACCTTCCGGAAGTCAACGCGAGGGTCAGGGAGCAGAACCGCGCTACCCGTGAGGCGGTCGAGACCATAAAGTCGCAACGCATCATCGAGATTACAAATTCCAGAGCCGGAATCAAGAGCAAGTCCGCATGGCAGAAACTGACGCTGGCGGACTGGCTGGAAAAATTCTATTCCAATCAGGAACGCAAGGGTATCAAGCGTATTGACAAATTAAGAAGTATTATAAAGGTCATCAACCAATACGGCAAAAACACAAGGATGGGTGACATTGACAAGAAATGGGCACTCGGCTTCATTGACTGGATTCAACACACCTATACAGGCAGGCAGGGAAAGCCGCTTGAACAGGGAACGGTCGTGGCCTATATCTCCCAACTCTCCATCGCCCTGAATGCCGCAGTCCGTGCGGAGTGGCTGGGCGAAAACCCGTTCATGCTGCTCTCGGCTTCGGAGCGTGTCAAGAAACCGGAATCGAAACGCCAGTTCCTTGCCATCGAGGAAGTGAAACTTCTTATTGCCACCGAATGCCGTAACATGACGGTAAAGCAGGCTTACCTGTTTTCGTGCTATTGTGGACTCCGTTTGAGTGATATGGAAACCCTCCGTTGGAAAGACATTATATGTAATGACGGCAGATATATGATTGCCACCGTGCAGCAGAAGACATCCACACCCATTTATACACCGCTCTCGCAAAATGCCGTCAAGTGGCTGCCTGAGCGGAAAGCGGATGAAAATGACGAGACGCTTGTTTTCGCGGAACTTCCGTCACGTCCGACCACCAATAAAATTCTCAAGCAATGGGTGGAAAAGGCCGGTATTGACAAGAAAATCACCTACCACACAAGCCGCCACACCTTCGGAACGATGATGATGACTGTCGGGGCAGACCTTTATACTACCTGCAAGCTGATGGGACACGCAGATGTGCGCACCACGCAGATATACGCAAAATTTATTGACAGTAAGAAAATCGAGGCCGTCAATATGGTGGACAGGATGTTTGAAAAGATGGAATCTGGACAAGAATAA
- a CDS encoding site-specific integrase, with product MGRKKQSKVDKSPFKLRRRKLADGRESLFIDRTVGGKHEYEFLKLYLVTETSVKAKRENAKTIRLAEEIILAKTENMVDDKAQEEASKDKSKMPLSDFISLLIEEYKQRGQPTYRHLRASRTKFEKFYPGARLCDMDKKFCTDYAEWLQSEPLTPQGKPLAQATACSCFWILGIILSAAWQRGYIKNNPWKLLSFQEKIARPESKREFLTLDEVRKLEDTPYIKENIRQAFLFACYCGLRVGDVMDLRWGDISVNGGRHFVSMVMQKNSKPISLPLPAKALSWLPERGEAEASVFSLPSHTVLHKHLRKWAELAGLERPLHFHLSRHTYGTMLITAGVDLYTASKMMGHADVRPTQVYAKIVDRKKEEAVSLIDKVF from the coding sequence ATGGGTAGAAAAAAGCAATCAAAAGTAGACAAAAGTCCATTCAAACTGCGGAGAAGAAAACTTGCAGACGGTCGTGAGTCCCTTTTTATAGACCGCACGGTTGGCGGCAAGCACGAATACGAGTTCCTTAAACTGTATCTTGTGACGGAAACGTCCGTCAAGGCGAAACGCGAGAATGCGAAGACAATCCGTCTGGCAGAGGAGATTATTCTCGCCAAGACCGAAAACATGGTTGATGACAAGGCGCAGGAAGAAGCGTCGAAAGACAAATCCAAAATGCCGCTGTCCGACTTCATCAGTCTGCTGATAGAGGAATACAAACAACGTGGCCAGCCTACATATCGGCATTTAAGGGCATCACGCACCAAGTTCGAGAAATTCTACCCCGGTGCAAGGCTTTGTGACATGGACAAGAAATTCTGTACCGACTATGCCGAGTGGCTGCAATCCGAACCTCTCACTCCGCAGGGAAAGCCGCTTGCCCAAGCCACAGCCTGTTCCTGTTTCTGGATTCTCGGCATCATCCTGTCTGCTGCATGGCAGAGAGGATATATAAAGAACAACCCCTGGAAGTTGTTAAGTTTCCAAGAAAAGATAGCGAGGCCGGAGAGCAAACGTGAGTTTCTGACCCTTGATGAAGTCCGTAAATTGGAGGACACCCCTTATATAAAGGAGAATATACGTCAGGCATTCCTGTTCGCCTGCTATTGCGGGTTACGTGTGGGTGATGTCATGGATTTGCGCTGGGGTGATATATCCGTCAACGGCGGGCGGCACTTCGTATCGATGGTGATGCAGAAAAACTCCAAGCCCATATCGCTTCCGCTTCCCGCCAAAGCGTTGTCATGGCTTCCGGAACGGGGTGAAGCGGAGGCGTCGGTATTCTCCTTGCCTTCACATACCGTCCTGCATAAGCATTTGCGTAAATGGGCGGAACTGGCCGGACTGGAAAGACCCCTTCATTTCCATCTGAGCCGCCATACCTACGGCACGATGCTGATAACCGCAGGGGTTGACCTTTATACCGCCAGCAAGATGATGGGGCATGCCGACGTGCGCCCCACGCAAGTCTATGCGAAAATCGTTGACAGGAAAAAAGAAGAGGCCGTTTCACTGATAGACAAAGTATTTTAA
- a CDS encoding AAA family ATPase encodes MKQIRLENFRCYTNQIINFRPGINLLIGDNGSGKTTILKALKYVLSAFFSGFSDENTKWISPEAEDFASQIKDGLILPEKPVKVHFICHSQIYPSLPYKGSSVNPGRDNQIYTLQKNSKKNSRALVTGIAGYRDYCRLLGEEFFSEKLNRQIYALPLFACFSTEDIHSTRKIDTGKFIKYAQKASFGYYECLDGNGFLPYWLKRLLVLQEGQKNLEEIEIVRQALIRSLGPKGCNILSDMQIRPNQKKVYFIFSDGREVEAGLLSDGYKRLINIVIDIAFRCALLNRNLYGKESCEQTRGIVLIDEIDLHLHPTLQACILRSLKHAFPNLQFIVTTHAPMIMTSVENNEQNIVFKLNYSLKTGYTMVETHTYGMDVATITHVVLDQIPRDTQVDKELKYLFEMIDNNQIQEAWLLLNSLQERFGNNLPELSEAEAMLNFTIEDDEVDSKE; translated from the coding sequence ATGAAACAAATACGATTAGAAAATTTTAGATGTTATACGAATCAAATAATCAATTTTAGACCGGGAATAAACTTATTAATCGGAGATAATGGCAGTGGGAAAACTACGATTCTAAAAGCTTTAAAATACGTATTAAGTGCTTTTTTTTCCGGGTTTAGCGATGAAAATACGAAATGGATCAGTCCGGAGGCCGAAGATTTCGCCTCGCAAATAAAGGATGGACTTATATTACCGGAGAAGCCGGTTAAAGTACATTTTATATGCCATTCGCAGATTTATCCTAGTTTGCCTTATAAGGGTTCTTCTGTTAACCCGGGAAGAGATAATCAAATCTATACCTTACAAAAAAACAGTAAAAAGAATAGCCGTGCTTTAGTGACGGGTATAGCAGGTTATAGAGATTATTGCCGCTTGCTCGGTGAAGAATTTTTTAGCGAAAAGCTAAATAGGCAAATATACGCACTCCCCCTTTTTGCTTGCTTTTCTACGGAAGATATTCACTCCACCCGGAAAATCGATACCGGAAAGTTTATAAAATATGCACAGAAAGCTTCCTTCGGCTATTATGAGTGTTTAGACGGGAATGGCTTTCTTCCTTATTGGTTAAAACGTCTGTTAGTATTGCAGGAAGGACAAAAAAATTTAGAAGAAATAGAAATCGTGCGTCAGGCATTGATCCGGAGTTTAGGTCCGAAGGGATGTAATATTTTATCAGATATGCAAATCCGTCCTAATCAGAAAAAAGTCTATTTTATATTTTCCGATGGTAGGGAAGTGGAAGCCGGTTTGCTGTCGGATGGATATAAACGGTTAATTAATATCGTAATAGATATTGCTTTTCGATGTGCATTATTAAACAGGAATCTATATGGGAAGGAAAGCTGTGAGCAGACAAGAGGAATCGTATTAATTGACGAAATAGATCTTCATTTACACCCTACTTTACAAGCCTGTATTTTACGTAGTCTTAAGCATGCTTTTCCTAATTTACAATTTATTGTTACTACACATGCTCCCATGATAATGACCAGCGTAGAAAATAATGAACAAAATATTGTTTTCAAGTTAAATTATTCTCTGAAAACGGGCTATACCATGGTGGAAACCCATACGTACGGCATGGATGTAGCGACCATTACCCATGTTGTGCTAGATCAGATTCCCAGAGACACACAGGTGGATAAAGAATTGAAATACCTTTTTGAAATGATCGATAATAACCAAATTCAAGAAGCATGGTTGTTATTAAATTCTTTACAGGAACGCTTTGGTAATAACTTGCCTGAATTATCGGAAGCGGAAGCGATGTTGAATTTTACGATAGAAGACGATGAAGTGGATAGTAAAGAATAA
- a CDS encoding HNH endonuclease family protein encodes MKWIVKNKEPEEWNKFRKTEGTLYEPKKYLRQALFKEQGGICAYCMQRLKNELKEKEGSLIHSNRIEHIKCREHYPDLQLDYQNMVLCCNGLTNGIVHCDRSKENKEITFSPLDYRFIKTIFYTSGDGAVKSTDQAWNTEIDQILNLNNKQLKQNRRSTLMGIINRLKQKKWKISELRKQLNKWTEKDMKGLYKPYSGIVIWYLGKKIQQYE; translated from the coding sequence ATGAAGTGGATAGTAAAGAATAAAGAACCGGAAGAATGGAATAAGTTTCGCAAAACAGAAGGCACTCTTTATGAGCCTAAAAAATATTTGCGGCAAGCTTTATTCAAGGAACAAGGAGGAATTTGTGCCTATTGCATGCAACGATTGAAGAATGAATTGAAAGAAAAGGAAGGAAGCCTTATTCACTCCAATCGGATTGAGCATATAAAATGCAGGGAGCATTATCCTGACTTGCAATTGGATTATCAAAATATGGTACTTTGTTGTAATGGTTTGACAAATGGAATAGTACATTGCGACCGGTCTAAAGAGAATAAAGAGATTACATTTTCACCCTTGGATTACCGTTTTATTAAGACAATATTTTATACGAGCGGAGATGGAGCCGTAAAGTCGACCGATCAAGCCTGGAACACTGAAATAGACCAAATCTTGAATTTAAATAATAAACAATTGAAACAAAACAGGCGTAGCACGCTAATGGGAATAATCAACCGATTAAAACAAAAGAAATGGAAAATATCTGAACTCCGCAAACAATTAAATAAATGGACAGAGAAAGATATGAAGGGATTATACAAACCATACAGCGGAATCGTTATATGGTATTTGGGAAAGAAAATACAGCAATACGAATAG
- a CDS encoding RNA polymerase sigma factor → MESKKEPPLWNLFLSGDDEAYSSIYKMYAQDMYAYALHFTTDEELVKDCIQDVFVKIYQNRSGLSTIENGKLYLFVALKNRLMNNFRKKVNFCSIEDVEPAFCVDYTIEDEIIENEQKQYLADKMIRMLHTLSPRQKEAMYYRFIEELSYEEIGKLMQINYQSIQNLIQRSIKKLQETFAGEPFYLFALLLLIRMSHSIYHFFISGFK, encoded by the coding sequence ATGGAATCAAAGAAAGAACCCCCTTTATGGAATTTGTTTTTATCCGGCGACGATGAAGCTTATTCTTCTATTTATAAAATGTATGCACAAGACATGTATGCTTATGCATTGCATTTTACAACGGATGAGGAACTGGTAAAGGACTGCATTCAAGATGTTTTTGTCAAAATTTACCAGAATCGTTCCGGTTTAAGTACCATAGAAAACGGGAAACTTTACCTTTTTGTAGCCCTGAAAAACAGATTGATGAATAATTTCCGGAAGAAAGTGAACTTTTGTTCCATAGAAGACGTAGAACCTGCTTTTTGTGTGGATTATACCATAGAAGACGAAATAATAGAGAACGAACAAAAACAATACCTGGCCGATAAAATGATCCGGATGCTCCACACGTTAAGTCCCCGGCAAAAAGAAGCTATGTATTATCGCTTCATAGAAGAATTGTCGTACGAAGAGATTGGGAAACTGATGCAAATAAATTATCAATCCATTCAAAACCTCATCCAACGGTCTATTAAGAAGCTACAGGAAACATTTGCAGGAGAACCATTCTATCTATTTGCTCTTTTACTCCTGATCCGGATGAGCCATTCTATTTACCATTTTTTTATCTCCGGTTTTAAATAA
- a CDS encoding FecR family protein, with translation MKTDYTGYTTEKLLQDDYFIHTILHPVPETELFWKQLLKEGKIKQSDFELAVFFLRSLRVKKQYMSPEAVSSLWENIEIKNKNRLNRKVRQMYRLLLPTACGLLLLLLGVSYLYLYPHEETPTLMSVARSLKPEKETEEVQLLLSHNQQIFITGQEAKIDYKSSEEIQVNTQTIKLKTDSAAYRDATLQPMRYNQLVVPVGKRSTLILQDSTKLWVNSGSRIVYPVVFASGQREIYIEGEVYLEVAPDKKRPFLVKTTQMDIKVLGTSFNVTAYENDTVKSVVLVTGSVKVETRNQQVSTLAPDHLFTYTHGTASIQKVEAGKYISWKDGIYNYESESLAVILKRLSRYYGKEITYEPAVSSLKCTGKLDIKDDLETVLSGLMLTAPIYYIRQEGRYLVALLPAKE, from the coding sequence ATGAAAACCGATTATACCGGTTATACAACCGAAAAGCTACTACAGGATGATTATTTCATCCACACTATATTACATCCCGTACCGGAAACAGAATTGTTTTGGAAACAACTTCTGAAGGAGGGAAAGATAAAACAGTCCGATTTTGAATTAGCTGTCTTTTTTCTTCGTTCCCTACGGGTTAAGAAACAATACATGTCGCCGGAAGCCGTGTCGTCCCTCTGGGAAAACATTGAAATAAAAAATAAGAACCGGTTGAATCGGAAAGTCCGGCAGATGTATCGTTTGCTTCTCCCGACGGCTTGCGGACTTTTGCTGTTGCTCTTAGGGGTTTCTTACCTCTATCTGTATCCGCACGAAGAAACCCCTACGCTGATGTCGGTAGCCCGTTCGTTAAAACCTGAAAAAGAGACGGAGGAAGTGCAATTATTACTTTCCCATAACCAGCAAATTTTTATTACCGGACAAGAAGCCAAGATAGATTATAAATCGTCTGAAGAGATTCAGGTAAATACCCAGACCATCAAGTTAAAAACAGATTCAGCCGCTTACCGGGATGCCACTTTGCAACCCATGCGTTACAATCAACTCGTAGTACCTGTGGGAAAACGTTCTACCCTGATTTTGCAAGACAGTACCAAGCTATGGGTAAATTCCGGAAGCCGGATTGTATATCCCGTTGTATTTGCTTCCGGCCAACGGGAAATTTATATAGAGGGGGAGGTATACCTGGAAGTGGCTCCGGATAAGAAAAGGCCTTTCCTGGTAAAGACTACCCAGATGGATATTAAAGTATTGGGAACTTCTTTCAATGTTACCGCTTATGAAAATGATACTGTTAAAAGCGTGGTATTAGTAACCGGTTCGGTAAAAGTAGAAACGAGGAATCAACAAGTTTCCACCCTCGCCCCCGATCATTTATTCACTTATACGCATGGAACGGCTTCCATCCAAAAAGTAGAAGCCGGGAAGTATATTTCCTGGAAAGACGGGATATATAACTATGAAAGCGAAAGTCTTGCCGTTATATTAAAACGGTTGAGCCGTTACTATGGAAAAGAAATAACGTATGAACCGGCGGTTTCTTCTCTTAAATGTACGGGGAAACTGGACATAAAAGATGACTTGGAAACGGTACTTTCCGGCTTGATGCTCACGGCACCTATTTATTATATCCGGCAAGAGGGGCGGTATCTAGTTGCTTTGCTGCCTGCAAAAGAATAA